A single Methanobrevibacter sp. DNA region contains:
- a CDS encoding DNA-binding protein, with amino-acid sequence MSELDEIRKRRMAELQQQAAMNADPQQIAQQQMAQQQAAQQQAEMEAQLKQAMKQILTPEARGRLDNLRLTKPDLVRNIEIQLLQSAQAGSLRGKVTDEQLRVLLKNLMGQKREIHITRR; translated from the coding sequence ATGAGTGAACTTGATGAAATACGCAAAAGACGTATGGCTGAATTACAACAGCAAGCGGCCATGAATGCTGATCCACAACAAATTGCACAGCAACAGATGGCACAGCAGCAAGCTGCTCAACAGCAAGCAGAAATGGAAGCTCAATTAAAACAGGCTATGAAGCAAATCTTGACTCCTGAAGCTCGTGGAAGATTGGACAATCTAAGATTGACCAAGCCAGACCTCGTTCGAAATATTGAGATTCAATTGCTTCAATCAGCTCAAGCAGGTTCTCTTAGAGGAAAAGTAACTGATGAACAACTTAGAGTTTTACTTAAGAATCTCATGGGTCAAAAAAGAGAAATTCACATTACAAGAAGATAA
- a CDS encoding GTP-binding protein, producing MSIEEKIKAIEEEIQKTPYNKATSHHIGKLKAKISKLKEEQIKRSSGGSKGEGFHIKKSGDATAVLVGFPSVGKSTLLNELTNAESKVGAYEFTTLEIIPGVMEYNNAQIQIFDIPGIITGAAGGKGRGKEILSVARTADLIIVVLDILNPQHLNVILKELRNVGVRPNETKPDVKIKKTRKGGINVSTTVPLTHLDEKTIRSIINEYGVHNADILFRDDVTIDQFIDVIEDNKSYVPMMILLNKVDLVDIDYLREVQKDIPDFIPISADKKLNIDALKEEIFNHVDLIRVYLKPQGRKADMDDPLVIRRGSTVIDACGKLHREFVKNFRHAKIWGTSVKFPGQKVGPDHVLEDEDVLRIILKK from the coding sequence ATGTCTATAGAAGAAAAAATAAAAGCCATCGAAGAGGAAATTCAAAAGACACCTTATAATAAAGCTACTTCTCATCACATAGGTAAATTAAAGGCCAAGATTTCCAAGCTTAAGGAAGAGCAAATCAAAAGAAGTAGTGGGGGATCTAAAGGTGAAGGATTCCACATTAAAAAGAGCGGTGATGCTACAGCGGTTTTGGTAGGTTTCCCATCTGTAGGTAAATCTACATTGCTCAATGAATTGACCAATGCTGAAAGTAAGGTTGGGGCTTATGAATTCACTACTTTAGAGATTATTCCAGGGGTTATGGAATACAATAACGCCCAAATTCAAATCTTTGACATTCCTGGAATCATTACTGGTGCTGCTGGAGGTAAAGGTAGAGGTAAGGAAATCCTGTCAGTGGCAAGAACTGCAGATTTGATTATTGTAGTGTTGGACATTCTTAATCCGCAACATCTGAATGTCATACTGAAAGAGCTTAGGAATGTAGGCGTAAGGCCAAATGAAACCAAGCCTGACGTTAAGATTAAAAAGACCAGAAAAGGTGGAATAAATGTCTCAACAACTGTTCCTTTGACTCATCTTGATGAGAAGACAATCAGGTCAATCATCAATGAATATGGAGTTCACAATGCGGATATTCTATTTAGGGATGATGTGACAATTGACCAGTTCATTGATGTGATTGAAGACAATAAGTCATATGTTCCAATGATGATTCTGTTGAACAAGGTGGATCTGGTTGATATTGATTATCTAAGGGAGGTTCAAAAGGACATTCCTGATTTCATTCCGATTTCCGCTGACAAGAAGCTTAATATCGATGCCCTTAAAGAGGAAATATTCAATCATGTCGATTTGATTAGGGTTTATTTGAAGCCACAAGGAAGAAAAGCGGATATGGATGATCCATTGGTTATCAGAAGAGGGTCTACAGTTATTGATGCATGTGGAAAGCTTCATAGGGAGTTTGTAAAAAACTTCCGTCATGCCAAGATTTGGGGAACTTCAGTTAAATTCCCAGGTCAAAAGGTAGGTCCTGACCATGTCTTGGAAGATGAGGATGTCTTGCGTATCATTCTAAAGAAATAA
- a CDS encoding YhbY family RNA-binding protein, protein MNEARSAMTINIGKAGVNDNVIEEIKRQLKSNPIIKLRFAKNVARNKDDLISSIVEGTKAQLIDVRGNVAVIYKKQSG, encoded by the coding sequence ATGAATGAAGCTCGTTCCGCTATGACAATCAATATTGGAAAAGCTGGTGTTAACGACAATGTCATTGAAGAGATTAAACGTCAGTTAAAATCCAATCCTATTATCAAATTACGTTTTGCTAAAAATGTAGCAAGGAATAAAGATGATTTAATTAGCAGCATTGTTGAAGGCACTAAAGCTCAACTTATTGACGTTAGAGGGAATGTTGCTGTTATTTATAAAAAGCAATCCGGTTAG
- a CDS encoding 50S ribosomal protein L31e, which produces MAEELERTYVIPLRKVKNVKRTIRAPRAIREVQNFLMKHMKAEEVKLDASINEFIWERGIQKIPSKVKVNAVKDEEGVVKATLAEN; this is translated from the coding sequence ATGGCAGAAGAATTAGAAAGAACTTATGTTATTCCACTTAGAAAAGTTAAAAACGTTAAAAGGACTATCAGAGCTCCTAGAGCTATCAGAGAAGTTCAAAACTTTTTAATGAAACACATGAAAGCGGAAGAAGTTAAGCTTGATGCTTCTATTAATGAATTTATTTGGGAAAGAGGAATTCAAAAAATTCCATCCAAAGTAAAAGTAAACGCTGTAAAAGATGAGGAAGGTGTTGTTAAAGCAACTTTAGCAGAAAACTAA
- a CDS encoding translation initiation factor IF-6 has translation MLKRINLTGNPNLGVYISVNDEVAIVPFNLPTEMEPVMKEALEVDLIRTSIAGCNLNGVLSAGNSNGFVVSPHATDREIETLEDAGLNVARLPGKYTAVGNILAVNDYGAMAGPNIKEETVKVIEDTLKVPVEIYQFADSKIVGSASIVTNKGALLHRDTLSGELEHVEEFFKVEGNIGTVCKGMPLVGACGIANSNGVMVGEHTTGPEMARIEEALGFLDFGNF, from the coding sequence ATGCTTAAAAGAATAAATTTAACTGGAAATCCTAATTTAGGAGTTTACATATCCGTTAATGATGAAGTAGCTATTGTTCCTTTTAATCTTCCCACTGAAATGGAACCTGTGATGAAAGAGGCACTTGAAGTTGATTTGATAAGAACTTCCATTGCAGGATGCAATTTGAATGGAGTCCTATCCGCTGGAAATTCCAATGGTTTTGTCGTTTCCCCACATGCAACCGATAGGGAAATCGAAACATTGGAAGATGCAGGGCTTAATGTTGCAAGGCTTCCTGGAAAATACACTGCAGTAGGCAATATTCTTGCAGTGAATGATTATGGTGCCATGGCAGGTCCCAATATTAAGGAAGAAACTGTTAAAGTCATTGAAGATACATTGAAGGTTCCTGTGGAAATCTATCAATTTGCCGATTCCAAGATAGTGGGTTCAGCAAGCATAGTTACCAATAAAGGTGCTCTTTTGCATAGGGATACCTTATCTGGTGAACTTGAACATGTTGAAGAGTTCTTCAAGGTGGAAGGAAATATCGGAACCGTATGTAAGGGTATGCCTCTTGTAGGCGCATGTGGCATTGCCAATTCCAACGGAGTTATGGTTGGCGAACATACCACTGGTCCTGAAATGGCTAGAATTGAAGAGGCTTTAGGCTTCTTGGATTTCGGTAATTTTTAA
- a CDS encoding adenylate kinase family protein, which produces MSILNDLSKDTVIFISGTPCTGKTTVASSLNDYLLDNGFDSRLIKINDFAFENDLVLGEDPDKFYKVIDIDRLDECLNEEIKKNSANVLIVEGHLSHLCEGADKMIVLRLNPHILKDRLEERNYSQSKIQENLEAEALAVCSAEAYEIYGDKTNEIDASDKSVEEVRDLIIAIASGNLECPVGSIDFMEWLLN; this is translated from the coding sequence ATGTCTATTCTAAATGATTTATCAAAGGATACCGTTATTTTCATATCAGGTACTCCATGCACCGGCAAAACAACTGTCGCTTCAAGCTTGAATGATTATCTATTGGATAATGGATTCGATTCAAGGCTTATTAAAATCAATGATTTTGCATTTGAAAATGATTTGGTTTTAGGTGAAGATCCTGATAAGTTCTATAAGGTCATTGATATTGACAGATTAGATGAATGTCTCAATGAAGAGATTAAGAAAAATAGTGCTAATGTTTTAATCGTAGAAGGCCATCTATCTCATCTTTGTGAGGGTGCAGATAAGATGATTGTCCTTCGATTGAATCCCCATATTCTAAAGGATAGGCTTGAAGAAAGGAATTATTCCCAATCTAAAATTCAAGAAAACTTGGAAGCTGAAGCACTTGCAGTATGCTCTGCTGAGGCTTATGAAATCTATGGTGATAAGACCAATGAGATAGATGCAAGCGACAAGTCTGTTGAAGAGGTCCGTGATTTGATAATAGCTATTGCATCTGGCAATTTGGAATGTCCGGTCGGTTCAATAGATTTTATGGAATGGCTTTTGAATTAA
- the pfdA gene encoding prefoldin subunit alpha: MEDQQKLQQILAQLEVYKSQSELYQTQIDAVQTSLAEIKILESTLDDISGKDTVETLVPLGAGSFINAEIKNENKVIMSLGSGVAVSKTFEEAKETTAQQKQELENTLDKLFADLQQITNIVAQLSPQAEQLMQKLQAQGMA, translated from the coding sequence ATGGAAGACCAGCAAAAATTACAACAGATTTTAGCACAGCTTGAAGTTTACAAATCCCAATCTGAATTATATCAAACTCAAATTGATGCGGTTCAAACTTCTCTTGCTGAAATTAAGATTTTAGAATCTACATTAGATGATATAAGTGGTAAAGACACTGTTGAGACTTTAGTGCCTCTCGGTGCTGGCTCCTTCATTAATGCAGAGATTAAGAATGAAAATAAGGTTATCATGAGCCTTGGTTCTGGTGTGGCAGTATCCAAAACTTTTGAAGAAGCTAAGGAAACTACTGCACAGCAAAAACAAGAGCTTGAGAATACTTTAGACAAGTTATTTGCAGACTTGCAGCAAATCACCAACATTGTTGCTCAGCTTTCTCCTCAAGCTGAACAGTTAATGCAAAAACTTCAAGCTCAAGGAATGGCATAA
- a CDS encoding STT3 domain-containing protein, giving the protein MENQKVKTILKSVVIIAILFVLVFAIRAQAADIGGVPNELKASYMDADGLPYFSEMDSYFNLRMTQDYMDHGYFGDTLVNGSGWDMHSYYPSGRDVGSYQPMIAYVTSFLYGIVNMFQDMSLKEVAFWTGAFISSFAVIPVYIFTRRITNDYGAIASTLIVVLGPNYIGHTFAGFFDTDMFNITLPLFFILFFVEAVKSDKLANKIIFSVLSIISIGLYSLSWTGYIFYPAVMILVMIAFFILCFYFDIDVIDSSKNYDNKLKWLINQKELFSVVLILVLGFVGLLFTVGIDGLLFNIKDLLGTVSLQSTANDVWPNVLVSVAEMQIPNLLSGGLPGAFLANSSGIINGIGGIVAFFGVLLVLYTFVQRALRLRSVKIKGDSSKPHKSKRKATSLRKEQEKFRISLKDIGSFGSTDEINQSKRLNLLYLSLFLVWILASIAAVTQGTRFIQVLVIPMGICAGIFVGYAVDYVKANVDDDKVLLLIAIVCAFLIAFPISQIGYVLDNALMIGSIVFIALVVISGVVIYLRKSIKDSDVSIKKALVVVLITLALVSPTVCGAYQTTALTVPGSSDPMWNAMDFVKENSTNDTVIVSWWDFGYLFEYSSGHPTSFDGGSQSGDRAYWVGKALTTSDLAQSKGILQMLTTTGSNASDLLCNYTGSNVTAVDALDKTLGMSREDAKSTLIKDYNLTEGQASAVVKQSHPSNPNNVSFILSSDMIQKAGWWSYFGSWNFDTLDSTNYQYYVASDYVKINPNSQGNITILNESGILYNAEVKRGGNGTNETTAQMTAVWDKNGSKIDINGTEYNPLKASNLIAIEDGYLTVNKTLDKEGNYTIYLLGSENQYTAILMDNKLKDSVFTRLFFLGGIGQDTFTLSNMQDGVAVWTINNGATVSDNTDSDTE; this is encoded by the coding sequence TTCAGTGAAATGGACTCATACTTTAACTTAAGGATGACTCAAGACTATATGGATCATGGATACTTTGGTGATACTTTAGTAAATGGTTCCGGTTGGGATATGCATTCTTACTATCCATCAGGAAGGGATGTTGGTTCGTATCAGCCGATGATTGCATATGTGACTTCATTCTTATATGGAATAGTAAACATGTTCCAGGACATGTCTCTTAAGGAAGTTGCCTTTTGGACCGGTGCATTCATCTCTTCATTTGCTGTAATTCCTGTTTACATATTCACAAGAAGAATTACCAATGATTATGGAGCAATTGCATCTACTTTAATCGTAGTCTTAGGTCCTAACTACATTGGACATACATTTGCAGGATTTTTCGATACAGATATGTTTAACATAACCTTGCCTTTGTTCTTCATACTCTTCTTTGTTGAAGCGGTAAAGAGTGATAAATTGGCTAATAAAATAATATTTTCAGTATTATCTATTATTTCTATTGGTCTTTATTCTCTCTCATGGACTGGGTATATATTTTATCCTGCAGTAATGATTTTAGTCATGATAGCATTCTTTATATTATGTTTCTATTTCGATATAGATGTTATAGACTCATCTAAAAATTATGATAATAAATTAAAATGGCTGATTAATCAAAAAGAGCTGTTCTCTGTAGTACTTATCCTAGTTTTAGGTTTTGTTGGATTATTATTCACTGTTGGTATTGATGGCCTTTTATTTAACATCAAAGACCTTCTTGGCACTGTATCTCTCCAATCTACTGCAAATGATGTATGGCCTAACGTACTTGTTTCCGTTGCAGAGATGCAAATTCCTAACCTTTTATCTGGAGGACTTCCAGGGGCATTTTTAGCAAACTCTAGCGGTATTATAAACGGTATTGGTGGAATAGTTGCTTTCTTCGGTGTTTTATTGGTCTTATATACTTTTGTTCAAAGAGCACTCAGATTAAGGTCTGTAAAAATTAAAGGCGATTCCTCAAAACCACATAAATCTAAACGTAAAGCTACTTCCTTAAGAAAAGAACAAGAGAAATTCAGAATTTCCCTTAAAGACATAGGGTCTTTCGGTTCAACTGATGAAATCAATCAAAGCAAACGTTTGAATCTGCTTTACTTAAGCTTATTCCTTGTATGGATTCTTGCATCAATCGCTGCAGTAACCCAAGGTACAAGGTTTATTCAGGTATTGGTTATTCCTATGGGTATCTGCGCAGGTATTTTTGTAGGATATGCAGTTGATTATGTCAAAGCTAATGTTGATGATGATAAGGTTTTATTATTAATCGCTATAGTGTGTGCTTTCTTAATTGCATTCCCAATTAGTCAAATCGGTTATGTTCTTGATAATGCCTTGATGATAGGTTCAATTGTATTTATTGCACTTGTAGTAATTTCTGGGGTAGTGATTTATCTTAGAAAATCCATTAAGGATTCAGATGTGTCTATTAAAAAGGCATTGGTAGTTGTATTGATTACTTTAGCTTTAGTATCTCCAACTGTTTGCGGGGCTTACCAAACCACTGCCCTTACAGTTCCAGGGTCAAGTGACCCTATGTGGAATGCCATGGACTTTGTTAAGGAAAATTCCACTAATGATACTGTGATTGTTTCATGGTGGGACTTCGGTTATCTATTTGAATATTCATCTGGTCATCCTACCTCTTTCGACGGGGGTTCCCAATCAGGGGATCGTGCATATTGGGTAGGTAAAGCATTAACTACATCTGATTTAGCTCAATCTAAAGGAATCTTGCAGATGTTGACCACTACTGGTAGTAATGCTTCTGATTTATTATGCAATTACACAGGAAGTAACGTAACCGCAGTTGATGCATTGGACAAAACTTTAGGAATGAGCAGAGAAGATGCTAAATCAACTTTAATTAAAGATTATAATTTAACTGAAGGCCAAGCTAGTGCTGTTGTAAAACAATCACATCCATCCAATCCGAATAATGTCTCCTTTATTTTAAGTTCAGATATGATTCAAAAAGCTGGATGGTGGTCTTACTTCGGTTCATGGAACTTTGATACATTGGATAGTACAAACTATCAATATTATGTGGCTTCGGATTATGTTAAAATCAATCCTAACTCTCAAGGCAATATTACAATATTGAATGAAAGTGGCATTCTATACAATGCTGAAGTTAAGAGAGGTGGTAATGGTACCAATGAGACTACTGCTCAAATGACTGCTGTTTGGGATAAGAACGGCAGTAAAATTGATATAAATGGTACTGAGTACAATCCTCTTAAGGCAAGCAACCTTATTGCTATTGAAGACGGTTATTTAACTGTAAACAAGACCTTGGATAAGGAAGGTAATTATACAATTTACCTTTTAGGATCCGAAAACCAATATACTGCCATATTGATGGATAATAAACTTAAGGACTCTGTCTTTACCAGATTGTTCTTCTTAGGCGGTATAGGTCAGGATACCTTTACATTAAGTAACATGCAAGATGGAGTTGCTGTTTGGACTATCAATAACGGAGCAACAGTTTCAGATAACACAGATTCTGATACAGAATAA
- a CDS encoding ribonuclease P protein component 4 produces MARGKKPDWMIEIAQERMDILFNRAEKEYKEHPERSHRYVELARKISKKYNTKIPQAWGRRYCKNCYKFLVPGHNCAVRLINNEINIYCGECGHIMKIPYIREKKLKRRAKIDSYTFKKRDYE; encoded by the coding sequence ATGGCTAGAGGAAAAAAACCTGATTGGATGATTGAGATAGCTCAAGAAAGGATGGATATTCTTTTTAATCGTGCAGAAAAAGAATATAAAGAGCATCCTGAAAGATCTCATCGTTATGTTGAGCTTGCTCGAAAGATTTCAAAGAAGTACAATACAAAAATTCCTCAAGCGTGGGGACGAAGATACTGTAAAAATTGTTACAAGTTTTTGGTTCCCGGTCACAACTGCGCTGTCCGGCTAATTAATAATGAGATTAATATTTATTGTGGCGAGTGTGGCCATATCATGAAAATTCCTTACATCAGGGAAAAAAAGTTAAAAAGGAGAGCTAAAATTGACTCTTACACTTTCAAAAAAAGAGATTATGAATGA
- a CDS encoding 50S ribosomal protein L39e, with the protein MSRNKPLAKKLRMAKANKQNRRIPIWAYSKTQRKLRYRPKPRHWRRNDLKI; encoded by the coding sequence ATGAGTAGAAATAAACCATTAGCTAAAAAATTAAGAATGGCTAAAGCTAATAAGCAAAACAGAAGAATCCCTATTTGGGCTTATTCTAAAACTCAACGTAAATTAAGATACAGACCTAAACCTAGACATTGGAGAAGAAATGATCTTAAAATATAG
- a CDS encoding 30S ribosomal protein S19e, with amino-acid sequence MTTVFDVPAELLINTVADEFRDNNDKIVAPEWTKLVKTGVHKERKPENIDWWYVRCASILRRVYIDGPVGVRSLRTFYGGKKDRGVNPEKFRKGSGSIVRVALHQLEDAGYVEKVDAGRIITPEGRSFLDNTSAELIKDIPELSKY; translated from the coding sequence ATGACAACTGTATTTGATGTTCCTGCAGAGTTATTAATTAATACTGTTGCAGATGAATTTAGAGATAATAATGATAAAATTGTTGCCCCTGAATGGACAAAACTTGTTAAAACTGGTGTTCACAAAGAAAGAAAACCAGAAAACATCGACTGGTGGTATGTAAGATGCGCTTCTATCTTAAGAAGAGTTTATATTGACGGACCAGTTGGAGTAAGAAGTTTAAGAACCTTCTACGGTGGTAAAAAAGATAGAGGAGTTAACCCTGAAAAATTCAGAAAAGGTAGTGGCTCTATTGTAAGAGTAGCTTTACATCAATTAGAAGATGCAGGTTACGTAGAAAAAGTCGATGCTGGAAGAATTATTACTCCAGAAGGTAGATCTTTCTTAGATAATACTTCTGCTGAATTAATTAAGGATATTCCAGAACTTTCAAAATATTAA
- the rpl18a gene encoding 50S ribosomal protein L18Ae: MLTKIYRIKGSFVMGSETQVFTKEFRAVKEEDIYEKLYSIFGSKHGIKRNQIKIDSIEEIAEDEVQDPVVKAIL, encoded by the coding sequence ATGTTAACAAAAATTTATAGAATTAAAGGCAGTTTTGTAATGGGCAGTGAAACCCAAGTTTTCACTAAGGAATTCAGAGCTGTCAAAGAAGAAGACATTTATGAAAAGCTTTATTCCATTTTTGGAAGCAAACATGGAATAAAAAGAAATCAAATTAAGATTGATTCCATTGAAGAAATTGCTGAGGATGAAGTACAAGATCCTGTTGTCAAAGCAATTCTTTAA